A genome region from Deinococcus yavapaiensis KR-236 includes the following:
- a CDS encoding T3SS (YopN, CesT) and YbjN peptide-binding chaperone 1 translates to MTQLEAVQRFASHAERIAAFLRDEGFRPTVDEDGDVYFKFEGRVYYVVVNEEDPSFFRVLAPFFWSLDDADERRRALTVTNEVQCRFKVGRFFVSDDGVSAVVDAYLPDETSFRAVLLRSLSALPEMTREFRDRMHAHSLS, encoded by the coding sequence ATGACGCAATTGGAAGCTGTTCAAAGGTTCGCTTCGCACGCCGAACGCATCGCCGCGTTTCTGCGTGACGAAGGATTCCGCCCGACTGTCGACGAGGACGGCGACGTGTACTTCAAGTTCGAAGGCCGCGTGTACTACGTCGTCGTGAACGAGGAGGACCCGTCGTTCTTCCGGGTGCTCGCGCCGTTCTTCTGGTCGCTTGATGACGCGGACGAACGACGGCGCGCGCTCACCGTGACGAACGAAGTGCAATGCCGCTTCAAAGTCGGACGGTTCTTCGTGTCCGACGACGGCGTCTCCGCGGTCGTCGACGCCTACTTGCCCGACGAGACGTCCTTCCGTGCGGTGCTGCTGCGTTCGTTGAGCGCGCTGCCGGAGATGACGCGGGAATTTCGAGATCGCATGCACGCGCACAGCCTCAGCTGA
- a CDS encoding helix-turn-helix transcriptional regulator → MPELRSNARAERLVAIMQSLEMADRTSSELLDRLNLPSEKLRSLQRDLALLCDRGDIEKLDSGHYRSKRRTLKSLNPDNPVEALALYSAARLLVHHASSFHPSYLEVLEMITHRLPEPARSIAVRANAEYAKRPRSGDARTLDITAQAWVDRRALTFEYAAVGKTTARRVELDVYHVEINAHNRAAYAIGLDRSSTPPQVKVFKVARMRNPHPTSRTYDIPDDFDALQFFAGAWGVMTGEPRRVDLLFSPKVESRLREDHFPQQVEPLQRLSDGRVLLSLMIANTTEIKPWLLSWGAEVEVLRPAELREEMRKTLADASALYAPAPVGSA, encoded by the coding sequence ATGCCTGAACTTCGCTCGAACGCGCGTGCCGAACGGCTCGTCGCCATCATGCAATCCCTCGAAATGGCCGACCGAACCTCCAGCGAACTGCTCGACCGCTTGAACTTACCGAGCGAGAAGCTGCGCTCACTGCAACGCGACCTCGCCCTCTTATGCGACCGTGGTGACATCGAGAAGCTCGACAGCGGTCACTACCGCAGCAAACGCCGCACCCTCAAAAGCTTGAACCCGGACAATCCCGTCGAAGCGCTCGCGCTTTACTCCGCGGCGCGGCTTTTGGTGCATCACGCGAGCAGCTTTCACCCCAGCTACCTCGAAGTCCTCGAGATGATCACGCACCGTCTGCCTGAACCCGCCCGGTCGATCGCGGTGCGCGCCAACGCCGAGTACGCCAAGCGGCCGCGCAGCGGTGACGCGCGCACCCTCGACATCACCGCGCAAGCCTGGGTCGACCGCCGCGCCCTCACCTTCGAGTACGCCGCGGTCGGCAAGACGACGGCGCGCCGCGTGGAACTCGACGTGTACCACGTGGAAATCAACGCGCACAACCGCGCCGCGTACGCCATCGGCCTCGACCGCAGCAGCACGCCTCCGCAAGTGAAAGTCTTCAAAGTGGCGCGCATGCGCAATCCACACCCGACCAGTCGCACGTACGACATTCCCGACGACTTCGACGCGCTGCAGTTCTTCGCGGGCGCGTGGGGCGTCATGACCGGCGAGCCGAGGCGGGTCGACCTGCTGTTCTCCCCGAAGGTCGAGTCGCGCCTGCGCGAAGATCACTTTCCGCAGCAAGTCGAACCGCTGCAGCGGCTGTCCGACGGGCGGGTGCTGCTCAGCTTGATGATCGCGAACACCACGGAAATCAAACCGTGGTTGTTGAGTTGGGGCGCGGAAGTCGAAGTGCTGCGCCCCGCCGAGCTGCGCGAAGAAATGCGCAAGACGCTCGCGGACGCCAGCGCCTTGTACGCGCCCGCCCCGGTGGGCAGCGCGTGA
- a CDS encoding DUF2400 family protein, whose protein sequence is MTIAEEGRASFEDVARRVHTWVERHRNTVDLQFADRLPLPPETHEGAGYLLMVAAINQQVRAEVVRDVMRDVHATLGEDVFNLHALPADALTLVWQWWQADAQARRWPLLEGNRADRVLRDVARFLEVTRRQGGLNAWAARHGHVQSCANDIARHVPAFGGAASARKKLWMYLRWMVRPTPDLGVWRHVHPRDLRIPLDVNTMVVFRRLATAHCVRERLRAEGLRFSGQERPNAQDVETATAMARWWYPDDPACVDYPFFLRGRELFAAERAVQEPRHPARRRTEG, encoded by the coding sequence GTGACGATCGCCGAGGAAGGCCGCGCGAGTTTCGAGGACGTGGCTCGCCGCGTGCACACCTGGGTTGAGCGGCATCGCAACACGGTCGATTTGCAGTTCGCCGACCGCTTGCCCCTGCCGCCCGAGACGCACGAAGGCGCCGGGTACCTGCTGATGGTCGCGGCGATCAATCAGCAAGTGCGGGCGGAAGTGGTGCGCGACGTGATGCGTGACGTGCACGCCACCCTCGGCGAGGACGTCTTCAACTTGCACGCTCTTCCGGCCGACGCGTTGACGTTGGTGTGGCAGTGGTGGCAAGCGGACGCGCAGGCGCGGCGATGGCCGCTGCTGGAAGGCAACCGGGCGGACCGCGTGCTGCGCGATGTGGCACGCTTCCTGGAAGTCACGCGTCGACAAGGAGGCCTGAACGCGTGGGCGGCCAGGCACGGTCACGTGCAGTCGTGCGCGAACGACATCGCTCGGCACGTGCCCGCCTTTGGCGGTGCGGCGAGCGCGCGCAAGAAATTGTGGATGTACCTTCGGTGGATGGTCCGACCGACGCCGGACCTGGGCGTGTGGAGGCACGTTCACCCGCGTGACTTGCGGATTCCGTTGGACGTGAACACCATGGTGGTGTTTCGGCGCCTCGCCACGGCGCATTGCGTCCGCGAGCGCTTGCGTGCTGAAGGCTTGCGCTTCAGCGGCCAGGAGCGACCCAACGCTCAAGACGTCGAGACGGCGACCGCCATGGCACGTTGGTGGTACCCGGATGACCCGGCGTGCGTGGATTACCCGTTCTTCTTGCGCGGGCGAGAACTGTTCGCGGCCGAACGCGCTGTCCAAGAGCCGCGGCATCCAGCGCGTCGCAGGACCGAAGGGTGA
- a CDS encoding PD-(D/E)XK nuclease family protein, with protein sequence MNGRVVVTHAAPSVLEGVALETVRSAPCRVVTVNVPAGQALRRALGTPMATLTMTQLARTLLSRAGRHAMTTADAPRLIARVLAHVRLDYFEPLRDEPATIETLRALVQECLRANLDPVALANAADTPRERDLARVYAAYLTLLDDERAFDGAVPEYFAARFDAPSERLLVHGFGYLDAAQLHLVNALAAPGSVVTLPFVPGASALSEARRTLRTLAAHGWSTRTPEGDPGERVGERVARGFLGEPPSACVVVEAPTVEEEVRAALRHAKALLERGTPASDIALLVRDEAMYLPALADVADEYDVPLLSALRTPLRGTHLGSLLSAWRNANLSEWRFFDARRVLMHPLWTLPFDAPARARAFRQGTPRGLAAWSDDPRLDALVWPSFAPGWAYAQAIGAALDALGVTDRQSRDPHLAVHLHALRDLLAPLTNDDDEWTLERFATFLHEGLDVTRVPLLLAKAGVRVLSPINAAGRTFEHVWMLGLADGVYPARPASEGLLDSFARARLTERGAPLPDASTRAALERAFFYVSVCAAHGDVTFSRPLTSVDGRALRPSVFLASVAPRAVNVHAVAGSRFERARQDALTGRVSDDVARGARREEDRERGRDTVRLDAIDAAAHRWSASQLHAFGACRFQWFTKSALRLAPLDAPRDDLDPAMQGTLLHRALQELIAGVIDGSVDRAHLTEGVDAAFDRAETTLVRAGRLSTGPLWRFERREHLERLRRVVAAPDFLPSDWTPLAVESPLDGSVNVASHAWAFTGFADRVDATPNGPVVTDYKLGKYISRVRRTSDATVLDLEVQLPVYVRLSGATRGRYYSLKNARTLDEVGPASTSADDWPEHARSVDTFLASVRDDLAAGVFDARPDDALGACKYCDASPLCRFQRFTSTEDE encoded by the coding sequence GTGAACGGCCGCGTCGTCGTCACGCACGCCGCGCCGAGCGTCCTCGAGGGCGTCGCCCTTGAAACCGTGCGAAGCGCGCCGTGCCGCGTCGTCACCGTGAACGTCCCCGCCGGGCAGGCACTGCGGCGCGCGCTCGGCACGCCCATGGCGACCCTCACCATGACGCAACTCGCGCGCACCCTCCTGAGCCGCGCGGGTCGTCACGCCATGACGACCGCCGACGCGCCGCGCCTGATCGCGCGCGTTCTCGCGCACGTGCGCCTCGATTACTTCGAGCCGCTGCGCGACGAACCCGCCACCATCGAAACGCTGCGCGCCCTCGTGCAAGAATGCCTGCGCGCCAACCTCGACCCGGTCGCGCTCGCGAACGCGGCCGACACGCCACGCGAACGCGACCTCGCGCGCGTGTACGCCGCGTACCTGACGCTGCTCGACGACGAGCGCGCCTTCGACGGCGCCGTGCCCGAGTACTTCGCGGCGCGCTTCGACGCGCCCTCCGAGCGGCTGCTCGTGCACGGCTTCGGGTACCTCGACGCGGCGCAACTGCACCTCGTGAACGCCCTCGCCGCGCCGGGCAGCGTCGTCACGCTGCCGTTCGTGCCCGGCGCGTCGGCCCTCAGCGAAGCGCGCCGCACGCTGCGCACCCTCGCCGCGCACGGCTGGTCGACGCGCACGCCCGAAGGCGACCCGGGCGAACGCGTCGGAGAGCGCGTCGCGCGCGGCTTCCTCGGCGAGCCGCCCAGCGCGTGCGTCGTCGTGGAAGCGCCCACCGTCGAAGAGGAAGTGCGCGCCGCGCTGCGGCACGCGAAGGCCCTGCTCGAACGCGGCACGCCCGCGTCCGACATCGCCCTCTTGGTGCGTGACGAAGCGATGTACCTGCCCGCCCTCGCGGACGTCGCCGACGAGTACGACGTGCCGCTCCTCAGCGCCCTGCGCACCCCGCTGCGCGGCACGCACCTCGGGTCGCTGCTCAGCGCGTGGCGAAACGCGAACCTCAGCGAGTGGCGCTTCTTCGACGCGCGCCGCGTCCTCATGCACCCCTTGTGGACGCTGCCGTTCGACGCGCCCGCCCGCGCGCGCGCCTTCCGGCAAGGCACGCCGCGCGGCCTTGCGGCGTGGAGTGACGATCCGCGCCTCGACGCGCTCGTGTGGCCGTCCTTCGCGCCCGGCTGGGCGTACGCCCAAGCGATCGGCGCGGCCCTCGACGCGCTCGGCGTGACGGATCGGCAGTCGCGCGATCCGCACCTCGCCGTGCACTTGCACGCCCTGCGCGACCTCCTCGCGCCCCTCACGAACGACGACGACGAGTGGACGCTCGAACGCTTCGCGACCTTTCTGCACGAAGGCCTCGACGTCACACGCGTGCCGCTGCTGCTCGCCAAAGCGGGCGTGCGCGTCCTCAGCCCCATCAACGCCGCCGGACGGACGTTCGAGCACGTGTGGATGCTCGGCCTGGCCGACGGCGTGTACCCCGCGCGTCCCGCGTCCGAAGGCTTGCTCGACTCGTTCGCGCGCGCCCGCCTCACCGAACGCGGCGCGCCTCTGCCCGACGCGAGCACCCGCGCGGCCCTCGAGCGCGCGTTCTTCTACGTCAGCGTGTGCGCCGCGCACGGCGACGTCACCTTCAGCCGACCCCTCACCAGCGTCGACGGGCGCGCGCTGCGGCCCAGCGTCTTCCTCGCCAGCGTCGCGCCCCGCGCCGTCAACGTGCACGCCGTGGCCGGCTCGCGCTTCGAACGCGCCCGTCAAGACGCCCTCACGGGCCGCGTGTCCGACGACGTCGCGCGCGGCGCGCGCCGCGAAGAAGACCGCGAGCGAGGCCGTGACACCGTGCGCCTCGACGCGATCGACGCGGCCGCGCATCGCTGGAGCGCGTCGCAGTTGCACGCGTTCGGCGCGTGCCGCTTTCAATGGTTCACGAAAAGCGCGCTAAGGCTCGCACCGCTCGACGCGCCACGCGACGACCTCGACCCGGCCATGCAAGGCACGCTGCTGCACCGCGCGCTGCAAGAACTCATCGCCGGCGTCATCGACGGCTCCGTCGACCGCGCGCACCTCACGGAAGGCGTCGACGCGGCGTTCGACCGCGCGGAAACGACCCTCGTGCGCGCCGGCCGCTTGTCCACCGGGCCGTTGTGGCGCTTCGAACGCCGCGAACACCTCGAGCGACTGCGGCGCGTCGTCGCCGCGCCGGATTTCTTGCCGAGCGACTGGACGCCCCTCGCGGTCGAATCGCCCCTCGACGGAAGCGTGAACGTCGCATCGCACGCTTGGGCGTTCACGGGATTCGCGGATCGCGTCGACGCCACGCCGAACGGGCCGGTCGTGACAGATTACAAGCTCGGCAAGTACATCTCGCGCGTGCGCCGCACGAGCGACGCGACCGTCCTCGACCTCGAAGTGCAACTCCCGGTGTACGTGCGGCTCAGCGGCGCGACGCGCGGACGCTACTACAGCCTCAAGAACGCGCGCACCCTCGACGAAGTCGGCCCCGCCTCGACGAGCGCCGACGATTGGCCCGAGCACGCGCGCAGCGTCGACACGTTCCTCGCGAGCGTTCGCGACGACCTCGCGGCGGGCGTGTTCGACGCGCGACCGGACGACGCGCTCGGCGCGTGCAAGTACTGCGACGCGTCGCCGCTGTGCCGCTTTCAACGCTTCACCTCGACGGAGGACGAATGA
- a CDS encoding DEAD/DEAH box helicase, which translates to MTIAPLPFIDDALTRSPWTRTHTLPSDARLAALEPAHALPVSDVTKRYLTRAYPHGVYRHQAIAARHAAEFHNFVVATGTASGKTLCFHVAALEQLVTTPDARVIVLYPQKALGVEQEERWRAMLSAAGVPASVGRIDGQVPLAERERLLSRCRVLILTPDVMHAWLLANLAKKAIAKFVRDTRLIITDEVHTFTGVFGSNVAYLFRRFEHAQKLMTRKRLQVVCASATIADPKGHLKLLFDRDFDVIGPEQDGSEKHPVTLHLLTPSGGAKDLLSNTAALLASLARAGLKFLCFSDSRKQTENLASIAARAVHDDDDDDEADAHLQKAWLDRLRVLPFRSGYELRDRSEIQDRLTRGDLDGVIATSALELGLDIPHLDVVVLVGVPTSSTSFQQRVGRVGRRQPGHVLILDTGSASDRALFAEPSGILRRPPASSALYLENANIACIHALCLARPGGEHDAVLHALGRADSEDFDTNVSWPDGFSDLVHKERAGTLPPALQNFKTQGGEHPNVAFPLRDVETSFKVELHHAHQPTPLGTLSYSQVMREAYPGAVYLYATRAYRVTKVSPIARTVHVRPEKRYTTKPACLPTLAYPNFDADAVHHAEARALLSAVDCNVMISEHIVGFSERRGANEFTSSYPLDASRTGIYYHHPRFSRNFFTTGVVLHAPSLQGDAPRGRIAELLLEAFGLVVPFESRDIGVTTDKLRVERPGLSKGDAVIVVYDQTYGSLRLSSKLLHAGVLEETLARAVHLARYALEDADAAERAAWQRTLDVLADLAGHARMAATPTRWTETPRSVEGSRVRVITPDSVGLCVLHGNREFQVQHVYFSPRGGLQYKGRLATDHAWDTHVTVVPVEGVQPIPGLSRLGWYDEDLGDVTEDA; encoded by the coding sequence ATGACGATCGCCCCCTTGCCTTTCATTGACGACGCCCTCACCCGCAGCCCTTGGACGCGCACGCACACCTTGCCGAGCGACGCGCGCCTCGCCGCGCTCGAGCCGGCGCACGCCTTGCCCGTCTCGGACGTCACCAAACGCTACTTGACGCGCGCGTACCCGCACGGCGTGTACCGCCATCAAGCGATCGCCGCGCGGCACGCCGCCGAATTTCACAACTTCGTCGTCGCGACCGGCACCGCCAGCGGCAAGACGTTGTGCTTTCACGTGGCCGCGCTCGAGCAACTCGTCACGACGCCCGACGCGCGCGTCATCGTGCTGTACCCTCAAAAAGCCCTCGGCGTCGAACAAGAAGAACGGTGGCGCGCCATGCTCAGCGCCGCCGGCGTACCCGCGAGCGTCGGGCGCATCGACGGGCAAGTGCCCCTCGCGGAGCGCGAACGCCTCTTGAGCCGCTGCCGCGTCTTGATCCTCACGCCGGACGTGATGCACGCGTGGCTCCTCGCGAACCTCGCGAAGAAAGCGATCGCGAAGTTCGTGCGGGACACGCGCCTCATCATCACGGACGAAGTGCACACCTTCACCGGCGTGTTCGGCAGCAACGTCGCGTACCTCTTTCGCCGTTTCGAACACGCGCAGAAACTCATGACGCGCAAGCGGTTGCAAGTCGTGTGCGCGTCCGCCACCATCGCCGATCCCAAAGGGCACCTGAAGCTCTTGTTCGACCGGGACTTCGACGTGATCGGCCCCGAGCAGGACGGCTCCGAAAAGCACCCGGTGACGCTGCACCTCCTCACGCCGTCCGGGGGCGCGAAGGACCTCTTATCGAACACCGCCGCGCTCCTCGCGAGCCTCGCGCGCGCCGGGTTGAAGTTCTTGTGCTTCAGCGATTCACGCAAGCAAACCGAGAACCTCGCGTCGATCGCCGCGCGCGCCGTGCACGACGACGACGACGACGACGAAGCCGACGCGCACTTGCAAAAAGCTTGGCTGGACCGTCTGCGCGTGCTGCCGTTTCGCAGCGGGTACGAACTGCGCGACCGCAGCGAAATTCAAGATCGCCTCACGCGCGGCGACCTCGACGGCGTCATCGCCACGAGCGCCCTCGAACTCGGCCTTGACATTCCGCACCTCGACGTCGTCGTACTCGTCGGCGTGCCCACGTCCAGCACCAGCTTTCAGCAACGCGTCGGACGCGTCGGACGCCGCCAACCCGGCCACGTCCTCATCCTCGACACGGGGTCCGCCAGCGACCGCGCGCTGTTCGCCGAGCCCAGCGGCATTTTGCGCCGCCCGCCCGCGTCGAGCGCACTGTACCTCGAAAACGCGAACATCGCGTGCATTCACGCGTTGTGCCTCGCGCGCCCCGGCGGAGAGCACGACGCAGTGCTGCACGCTCTCGGTCGCGCGGACAGCGAGGACTTCGACACGAACGTGTCATGGCCTGACGGGTTCTCGGACCTCGTGCACAAGGAACGCGCGGGCACGCTGCCGCCCGCGCTGCAGAACTTCAAGACGCAAGGCGGAGAGCACCCGAACGTCGCGTTTCCGCTGCGTGACGTCGAAACGAGCTTCAAAGTGGAACTCCACCACGCGCATCAACCCACCCCGCTCGGCACGCTGTCGTATTCGCAAGTGATGCGCGAAGCGTACCCCGGCGCGGTGTATTTGTACGCGACGCGCGCGTACCGCGTCACGAAAGTCTCCCCGATCGCCCGCACCGTGCACGTCCGCCCGGAAAAGCGTTACACGACCAAACCGGCGTGTCTGCCGACCCTGGCGTACCCGAACTTCGACGCGGACGCCGTGCACCACGCTGAAGCGCGCGCGCTGCTGAGCGCCGTGGACTGCAACGTCATGATCTCCGAGCACATCGTCGGGTTCAGCGAACGCCGCGGCGCGAACGAGTTCACGTCCAGCTACCCGCTCGACGCGAGCCGCACCGGCATCTACTACCACCACCCTCGTTTCTCCCGCAACTTCTTCACGACCGGCGTGGTGCTGCACGCGCCGAGCTTGCAAGGCGACGCGCCACGCGGCCGCATCGCCGAACTGCTGCTCGAAGCGTTCGGGCTCGTCGTGCCGTTCGAATCGCGTGACATCGGCGTCACCACCGACAAGCTGCGCGTCGAACGCCCCGGCCTCAGCAAAGGCGACGCGGTGATCGTCGTGTACGACCAAACGTACGGCAGCTTGCGCCTCTCGTCGAAGCTGCTGCACGCAGGCGTGCTCGAAGAAACGCTCGCGCGCGCCGTTCACCTCGCGCGGTACGCGCTCGAAGACGCGGACGCCGCCGAGCGCGCCGCGTGGCAACGCACCCTCGACGTTCTCGCGGACCTCGCTGGGCACGCCCGCATGGCAGCCACCCCCACCCGCTGGACGGAGACGCCACGCTCGGTCGAAGGTTCGCGCGTGCGCGTCATCACGCCCGACTCGGTGGGGTTGTGCGTGCTGCACGGCAACCGTGAATTTCAAGTGCAGCACGTGTACTTCAGCCCGCGCGGCGGCCTTCAATACAAAGGGCGCCTCGCGACGGACCACGCGTGGGACACGCACGTCACCGTGGTGCCCGTCGAAGGCGTGCAGCCCATCCCGGGCCTCAGTCGCCTCGGCTGGTACGACGAAGACCTCGGGGACGTCACTGAAGACGCGTGA